One genomic segment of Salinigranum rubrum includes these proteins:
- a CDS encoding HK97-gp10 family putative phage morphogenesis protein, with the protein MPTVSASFEWKSGGPDRLKKKLRKLEQVFLDEELPKAMGDIALHIEREAKQRAPVESGNLRASIASVVETIANGYRAVVGTNVEYAREVEFGTGPHTITGDPLRFTVDGEVVFATEVNHPGTPAQPFLGPALRTSEDYIERRLKEAFQTAVGRVS; encoded by the coding sequence ATGCCCACCGTCAGCGCTTCGTTCGAGTGGAAGTCAGGGGGTCCAGACCGGCTCAAGAAGAAGCTCCGGAAACTGGAGCAGGTCTTCCTCGACGAGGAACTCCCGAAAGCGATGGGCGACATCGCGCTCCACATCGAGCGCGAAGCCAAACAACGCGCTCCAGTTGAATCCGGGAACCTTCGGGCGTCCATCGCGTCGGTCGTCGAGACGATCGCAAACGGCTACCGCGCGGTCGTCGGCACGAACGTCGAGTACGCGCGTGAGGTTGAGTTCGGGACCGGGCCGCACACGATCACCGGCGACCCACTTCGGTTCACGGTCGACGGCGAGGTCGTCTTCGCGACCGAGGTCAACCACCCCGGAACACCTGCCCAGCCGTTCCTCGGCCCGGCCCTCCGCACGTCGGAGGACTACATCGAGCGCCGGCTCAAGGAAGCGTTCCAGACGGCCGTCGGGAGGGTCAGCTGA
- a CDS encoding BppU family phage baseplate upper protein has translation MTAITHYRKPNDDHSKWSYTLLGRDGTALDVSSVTAVDLYVDDDQGNAEVSDQTVTDEDFANGDISYVFGSSELDAAGTYTGEVVIDRSGVYEHVPHDRNLTFEVVEGVQGSSLGEADLTAGTPVVQERKPGDDETPVTKTLRGRNGQAIDVSSVTAIRMHVNAPDGSSELSGASLTTTNSGADGKVEYDVQSGDFSATGEYPVDFEIEFGDGSTQIVPHDGVEKIVVNSQVK, from the coding sequence ATGACAGCCATCACCCACTACCGCAAACCAAACGACGACCACTCGAAGTGGAGCTACACGCTCCTCGGCCGGGACGGCACCGCCCTCGACGTCTCCTCGGTCACCGCCGTCGACCTCTACGTCGACGACGACCAGGGCAACGCCGAAGTCTCCGACCAGACCGTCACGGACGAGGACTTCGCGAACGGCGACATCAGCTACGTGTTCGGGAGTTCGGAACTCGACGCCGCCGGAACCTACACGGGCGAGGTCGTCATCGACCGCTCGGGCGTGTACGAGCACGTCCCGCACGACCGCAACCTCACGTTCGAGGTCGTCGAGGGCGTCCAGGGCTCGTCGCTCGGCGAGGCCGACTTGACCGCCGGGACGCCCGTCGTCCAAGAGCGCAAGCCCGGCGACGACGAGACACCCGTGACCAAGACGCTCCGTGGTCGCAACGGGCAGGCCATCGACGTCTCCTCCGTGACGGCGATCCGGATGCACGTCAACGCGCCCGATGGGTCCTCGGAGCTGTCGGGGGCGTCGCTGACGACGACGAACAGCGGGGCCGACGGAAAGGTCGAGTACGACGTCCAGTCGGGCGACTTCTCGGCGACGGGCGAGTACCCGGTCGACTTCGAAATCGAGTTCGGCGACGGCTCGACGCAGATTGTCCCCCACGACGGCGTCGAGAAGATCGTCGTCAACTCGCAGGTGAAGTGA
- a CDS encoding structural protein gives MREYAQKLRGRFGAINAEQRRGIVEHGIFDSVDGTGSVRTEQLASDWRADELTAEEFQFDDPAAATERFMDWLERQHEAGVLDVIERNDNVYIRRALSDGDRWALTKLRQAGDQVARTVERVPPGGYQINVQADTARFAQPSFNVPLRASTVRLLFNRNYRLLEGVTADVEKEVQRVLSEGLVAGENPNTIARSLSGVLNGEAKNRSTLTARHEIMYAHNTSAKERFKSHGVADVVVLGSDPCPQCEPYVGETYPIDDLPQGGPPFHPQCVGTIAPAAGTFT, from the coding sequence ATGCGGGAGTACGCCCAGAAACTCCGCGGGCGCTTCGGAGCGATCAACGCCGAGCAACGTCGGGGTATCGTCGAGCACGGAATCTTCGACAGCGTTGACGGGACTGGTTCCGTACGGACAGAGCAACTCGCCTCGGACTGGCGAGCTGACGAACTCACAGCCGAGGAGTTCCAGTTCGACGACCCCGCCGCGGCGACCGAGCGGTTCATGGACTGGCTTGAGCGCCAGCATGAGGCGGGCGTCCTCGACGTCATCGAGCGGAACGATAACGTCTACATCCGGCGAGCGCTGTCGGACGGCGACCGGTGGGCGCTCACGAAGCTTCGGCAGGCTGGCGACCAGGTCGCTCGCACCGTCGAGCGCGTCCCACCTGGTGGGTATCAGATCAACGTCCAGGCAGACACCGCCCGCTTCGCACAGCCGTCGTTCAACGTCCCGCTCCGGGCGTCGACGGTTCGGCTGCTGTTCAACCGGAACTACCGTCTCTTGGAAGGGGTCACCGCGGACGTCGAGAAGGAGGTCCAGCGCGTGTTGTCGGAGGGCCTGGTCGCCGGCGAAAACCCGAATACGATCGCCAGATCGCTGTCGGGTGTCCTGAACGGCGAGGCGAAGAACCGTTCGACGCTGACGGCGCGGCACGAGATCATGTACGCGCACAACACCAGCGCGAAGGAACGGTTCAAATCTCACGGCGTCGCTGACGTCGTGGTTCTCGGCTCGGACCCCTGCCCGCAGTGTGAACCGTACGTCGGCGAGACCTACCCGATCGACGACCTCCCGCAGGGCGGCCCACCGTTTCACCCTCAGTGCGTGGGGACGATCGCGCCGGCGGCGGGCACGTTCACGTAA
- a CDS encoding AAA family ATPase produces MNSARTPSKIQERLPANYTGPERYWQAAEDWFEITLSPEQREILEHVTTHQYTHMEGGNGFGKTFAIVALALAFHKRHYPSSVVVTSGTYGKLKRTFCADAENLHRISPLFGEWKWSPNPHIDIAGEPTWQFEVHSPKDPGELEGVHNDHVLVIVDEADKEDVTAETLDSMDSLISDQNDRMVIVSNPPEDETNVVADLDQIGIPATKLQFSTFDSHNVQVERGARDGDPVPGLTGLHKLKKKWEALNGQAWPGYDEALAMSTRTSEQFREDLDSRWYRRFAGIMPPAGAAKNRPIDLDLVNEAYAPDIDQLQVRHTHPRRGTGVDVARSADRTVQIDERRGFLDVIYSQPGTDHTVQFESIWDNLDEHPEAPIDIDAVGEGSGKADDTVARYPDVERFKAGENAAQLDEYKDRWTEGLCELGKWLERGGQFTDTRLREEFQIAARTLTLEERYYKSRDEQVYLADPKSKVEDRLGHSPDHLDAAIMAVLAAEDIRPKDDTQDGFIISSS; encoded by the coding sequence GTGAACTCAGCAAGAACCCCATCGAAAATTCAGGAGCGCCTGCCAGCAAATTACACCGGACCTGAGCGCTACTGGCAGGCCGCCGAGGACTGGTTCGAGATCACACTCTCGCCCGAACAACGAGAGATTCTCGAACACGTCACGACGCATCAGTACACGCACATGGAGGGTGGCAACGGCTTCGGGAAGACGTTCGCGATCGTCGCGCTCGCGCTGGCGTTTCACAAACGACATTACCCCTCGTCGGTCGTCGTCACCTCCGGCACATACGGCAAGCTCAAGCGGACCTTCTGCGCCGACGCCGAGAACTTGCATCGGATCTCGCCGCTGTTCGGCGAGTGGAAGTGGTCCCCGAACCCTCACATCGACATCGCCGGCGAGCCGACGTGGCAGTTCGAAGTTCACTCGCCAAAGGATCCGGGCGAACTCGAGGGCGTCCACAACGACCACGTCCTCGTAATCGTCGACGAGGCCGACAAGGAGGACGTCACCGCCGAGACGCTCGACTCGATGGACTCGCTCATCTCGGACCAGAACGACCGGATGGTCATCGTCTCGAACCCACCAGAGGACGAGACGAACGTCGTCGCAGATCTCGACCAGATCGGTATCCCGGCGACGAAACTGCAGTTCTCGACGTTCGACAGCCACAACGTCCAGGTCGAGCGCGGCGCTCGCGACGGTGACCCCGTACCGGGGCTGACCGGGCTCCACAAACTGAAGAAGAAGTGGGAGGCGCTGAACGGCCAGGCGTGGCCCGGCTACGACGAGGCGCTCGCGATGTCGACGCGGACGTCCGAGCAGTTCCGCGAGGACCTCGACTCACGCTGGTACCGACGCTTCGCCGGAATCATGCCACCGGCCGGGGCAGCGAAGAACCGCCCTATCGACCTCGACCTCGTCAACGAGGCGTACGCTCCCGACATCGATCAACTGCAGGTCAGACACACTCACCCCCGACGCGGTACTGGCGTCGACGTCGCTCGCTCGGCTGATCGGACGGTTCAGATCGACGAGCGGCGTGGGTTCCTCGACGTCATCTACTCACAGCCAGGGACGGACCACACGGTCCAGTTCGAGAGCATCTGGGACAACCTCGACGAACATCCCGAGGCTCCGATCGACATCGACGCAGTCGGGGAGGGGTCAGGCAAAGCCGACGACACGGTCGCTCGGTACCCGGACGTCGAGCGCTTCAAGGCCGGCGAGAACGCCGCCCAACTGGACGAGTACAAGGACCGCTGGACGGAGGGGCTCTGCGAACTCGGGAAGTGGCTGGAACGCGGCGGACAGTTCACCGACACCCGCCTTCGCGAAGAGTTCCAGATCGCGGCGCGGACGCTGACGCTCGAGGAACGCTACTACAAAAGCCGCGACGAGCAGGTCTACCTCGCGGACCCGAAGTCGAAGGTTGAGGACCGCTTGGGACATTCGCCGGACCACCTCGACGCGGCGATCATGGCCGTGCTCGCAGCTGAGGACATCCGCCCGAAAGACGACACCCAAGACGGCTTCATCATCAGTAGTTCATGA
- a CDS encoding C2H2-type zinc finger protein has product MLDGTDEVEPSRRRADGGDADEGHRCAECGKTFDTLPSLRGHAGGTGHDIHGRTRQSPRRFARRLKTALNGLTPRDPDDDGDYDVPPQAWAGLMVGIIVGHTLAHDPTLLEENAVRILIGLATGAASSIPRKSPVKPEWLIGATIRMALVGIAFGILLVTVPFDQLVHQFGAHAHG; this is encoded by the coding sequence ATGCTCGACGGCACCGACGAAGTCGAGCCGTCACGCCGACGGGCCGACGGTGGAGACGCTGACGAGGGTCATCGCTGTGCGGAGTGCGGGAAGACGTTCGACACGCTGCCCTCGCTTCGCGGTCACGCTGGGGGGACGGGCCACGACATCCACGGTCGGACACGCCAGTCGCCGCGACGGTTCGCTCGCCGACTGAAGACGGCGCTGAACGGCCTCACACCGCGGGACCCCGACGACGACGGCGACTACGACGTCCCGCCGCAGGCGTGGGCGGGACTCATGGTCGGCATCATCGTCGGCCACACGCTCGCGCACGACCCCACGCTCCTCGAGGAGAACGCCGTCCGCATCCTCATCGGCCTCGCGACGGGCGCGGCCTCGTCGATCCCGCGGAAGAGCCCGGTCAAGCCCGAGTGGCTCATCGGTGCGACGATCCGGATGGCGCTGGTCGGAATCGCGTTCGGCATCCTCCTCGTGACCGTCCCGTTCGACCAGCTCGTCCATCAGTTCGGCGCCCACGCCCACGGATGA
- a CDS encoding class I SAM-dependent methyltransferase, with protein sequence MSVPCVCVPREAGEATRRDLAAAGLLDNDHEITVEDGSIYIPVTDPTAAAEHVDAEVVDRDAPERDAQVTPADLLGFEPSYERLGGIAILDEDDGGRARESADALVESDLPVETVVNRASKVKGELRVRDWDVLVGEATETVHREYGHAFALDIATVYFSPRLATERHRVASQVEEGERVVDMFAGVGPFVVPMAARGAEVVGVDLNPDAVAYLRENARRNGVEDRVTAVEGDVRDVASEYEGWATRIVMNLPHSAGDFLETAVALAGEDCVLHYYDIQHEDDPFGPGLEAIRSAAEPAGYEVSVETERVVRSYAPHEVNVCLDVRLVRRE encoded by the coding sequence AACGACCACGAGATCACCGTCGAGGACGGCTCCATCTACATTCCCGTCACCGATCCGACGGCTGCCGCTGAACACGTCGACGCCGAGGTGGTCGACAGGGACGCCCCCGAGCGCGACGCGCAGGTGACGCCCGCCGACCTCCTCGGCTTCGAACCGAGCTACGAGCGGCTGGGCGGCATCGCGATCCTCGACGAGGACGACGGCGGGCGGGCGCGGGAGAGCGCGGACGCCCTCGTCGAGTCGGACCTGCCCGTCGAGACGGTGGTGAACCGCGCGTCGAAGGTCAAGGGCGAACTCCGGGTGCGCGACTGGGACGTGCTGGTGGGAGAGGCGACCGAGACCGTCCACCGCGAGTACGGCCACGCGTTCGCGCTCGACATCGCGACGGTGTACTTCTCGCCCCGACTCGCCACCGAGCGCCACCGCGTCGCCTCCCAGGTAGAGGAGGGCGAACGCGTCGTCGACATGTTCGCCGGCGTCGGCCCGTTCGTGGTGCCGATGGCCGCCCGGGGAGCCGAGGTGGTCGGCGTCGACCTCAACCCCGACGCCGTCGCGTACCTTCGCGAGAACGCCCGGCGCAACGGCGTCGAAGACCGGGTGACGGCCGTCGAAGGCGACGTCCGCGACGTCGCGTCCGAGTACGAGGGGTGGGCGACGCGAATCGTGATGAACCTCCCGCACTCCGCCGGCGACTTTCTCGAAACCGCTGTCGCGCTGGCCGGCGAGGACTGTGTCCTCCACTACTACGACATCCAACACGAGGACGACCCGTTCGGGCCGGGGCTGGAAGCGATTCGGTCCGCGGCGGAACCGGCGGGGTACGAGGTCAGCGTGGAGACCGAACGCGTCGTCCGGTCGTACGCGCCCCACGAGGTGAACGTCTGTCTGGACGTGCGTCTCGTTCGCAGGGAGTAG